One region of Cuculus canorus isolate bCucCan1 chromosome 6, bCucCan1.pri, whole genome shotgun sequence genomic DNA includes:
- the SLC19A1 gene encoding reduced folate transporter yields MPPSCCRASRAMPRRDDDAKKPTSETVPNQHWKLQVFYLCFYGFMAQIRPGESFITPYLLGPDKNFTQTEVTNVITPVLTYSYMAVLVPIFLLTDYLRYKPVLVLQSLSHISIWLLLVFGTSVLAMQLMEFFYGITMAARIAYSSYIFSLVAPSRYQRMASYSRSSVLLGVFTSSVLGQLCVTLGSVSFLTLNYVSLGFVSFGLILTLFLERPRRSLFFNRPEEAGSGAAAAELDKMTGDDGGGRKRGWREAALCRMLREVGALARQPQLRLWSLWWVFNSAGYYLMLYYVQILWNEIYPPTGNRRVYNGGVDAASTLLGAVASFAAGYVKIRWTLWSELVIGVVTAFQAGLLLLMNTTSNIWLCYAAYVLFRGSYQFLVPIAIFQIATSLCKELCALVFGVNTFFATVLKTIITIIVADKRGLGLSVHPQFYVYFGYFTLLAVVYLLAAVGVGIRHSRNKQPAELASAKEPCQLPAEVPVQEKSPEAGAL; encoded by the exons ATGCCACCgtcctgctgcagagccagcagagcCATGCCCAGGAGGGATGATGATGCCAAGAAGCCGACATCAGAGACAGTCCCAAACCAGCACTGGAAACTACAAGTCTTCTACCTCTGCTTCTATGGCTTCATGGCGCAGATCCGGCCGGGGGAGAGCTTCATCACCCCTTACCTCCTGGGGCCCGACAAGAACTTCACACAGACAGAG GTGACCAACGTGATCACGCCGGTACTGACCTACTCCTACATGGCCGTGCTGGTACCCATCTTCCTGCTGACAGACTACCTGCGCTACAAGccagtgctggtgctgcagagccTGAGCCACATATCcatctggctgctgctggtgttCGGCACCTCTGTCCTGGCCATGCAGTTGATGGAGTTCTTCTATGGCATCACTATGGCTGCACGCATCGCCTACTCCTCCTACATCTTCTCCCTCGTCGCCCCATCTCGCTACCAGCGTATGGCCAGCTACTCCCGCTCTTCTGTCCTTCTGGGTGTCTTCACCAGCTCAGTGCTGGGCCAGCTCTGCGTCACCTTGGGCAGTGTCTCCTTCCTCACCCTCAACTATGTCTCACTAGGCTTTGTCAGCTTTGGCCTCATCCTCACCCTTTTCCTCGAGCGGCCCCGGCGCAGCCTCTTTTTCAACCGGCCTGAGGAGGCTGGCAGCGGGGCTGCAGCTGCCGAGCTGGACAAGATGACCGGGGATGATGGTGGGGGGAGGAAGCGGGGCTGGCGGGAGGCAGCACTGTGCCGTATGCTGCGGGAGGTGGGAGCATTGGCCAGGCAACCCCAGCTCCGGCTCTGGTCTTTGTGGTGGGTCTTCAACTCAGCCGGATACTACCTGATGCTGTACTATGTGCAGATCCTCTGGAATGAGATCTACCCCCCGACAGGCAACCGCCGTGTGTACAACGGAGGGGTGGATGCTGCCTCCACACTGCTGG GCGCTGTCGCTTCCTTTGCTGCTGGCTACGTGAAGATCCGCTGGACACTGTGGTCAGAGCTGGTGATCGGGGTGGTGACAGCTTTCCAGGCAGGGCTCCTCCTGCTCATGAACACTACCAGCAACATCTGGCTGTGCTATGCTGCTTATGTCCTCTTCCGTGGCTCCTACCAGTTCCTGGTGCCCATTGCAAT TTTCCAGATTGCTACCTCCCTCTGCAAAGAGCTCTGTGCACTGGTTTTTGGGGTCAACACCTTCTTTGCCACTGTGTTGAAGACCATCATCACCATCATAGTGGCCGACAAGAGGGGTCTGGGCTTGTCCGTGCATCCCCAG TTTTACGTGTATTTTGGCTACTTCACACTGCTAGCGGTGGTCTACCTGCTGGCAGCTGTCGGCGTGGGCATCCGGCACAGCCGCAACaagcagccagcagagctggccTCAGCCAAGGAGCCATGCCAGCTCCCAGCAGAGGTGCCGGTGCAGGAGAAGAGTCCGGAGGCAGGTGCCCTGTGA